In bacterium, the genomic stretch GGCTGGTGGAGGAATGGCAGGGTGTTCCGCTGCGATATCTGCCGCAGAATCAGGATCCAAGACACTTTTAATCGAACAGTTCGGATACCTGGGAGGCTGGGCTACTGCAGCTTTAGTTAATCCGTTTATGCCTCATTGGGCATCCGACGGCAAGACCCTTGTAGCAGGTATATTTAAGAAAATAAGTGATATGCTGGACGATGCTGGAGGGCGCCTTGCCAATGCATTCGATGCTGAGGCGTTGGAATTCGGGCTCCAGGAAATGGTCATAGCTTCAGGAGCCAACATCAGGCTCCATACATTTGCAGATCAGCTTAACTACACTGATGACGGTAACATCACAGTGCACACCATCTCAAAATCCGGCAGTGAACTGTTCTGCTGCAAACGCCTCATCGACTGCACGGGTGATGGTGACCTTGCCGTATCCCTTGGCGCTAAATTTGAATTGGGAGGCGATGATGGTATTCCCCAGGCAGCTACACTGATGTTCGATGTAGGCGGTGTGGATGTCGCAAAAGCTCTCGAATACGTTAAAGACCACCCCGATCAGGTGCGCTTCCCAAAATTTGAACCGGATGCAGATATCGCAAAAATCAGCACAGAAGTGTTCTCAGTGGCAGGATACTATGACCTTATTAGCCGTGCAAAAGCCGCCGGTGAATACAACGCACCGGGCGATTTGCTGCTATATTTCGGCCGCCCTAGAAAAGGTGAAGTGACTTTTAATACCACTCATATCGGCAATGTCGATGGAACCAATGCAGATGATCTTACCAGAGCCGAAATTGAAGGCCGACGACAAATGATGTCGATTGTCGCCTTTGTCAAAAAGTATGTGCCCGGATTTGAAAACTCTTATCTTCTTAGAACTCCGGTGCATGTTGGTATTCGAGAGACACGCAGAATTGTTGGACTATATAAATTCAGCGCTGACGACGTGGTTAATGCACACAAATTCGAAGACGGAATATGCAGGCTTGCGTATCCTGTTGATGTGCACTCCGGCAAAGGTGAAGGCTACACCAAGGAAGAAGAAACACATACAGTGAAGACCGCTCCGCACGGCGACTGGTATGATATTCCATACAGGTGCCTAATACCTGAAGGTATAGACGGAGTCCTGGTGGCGGGAAGATGCGCATCCAGCACACAGGAAGGCCACGGAGCCATAAGAATTATGCCTGCGTGTGCTGCTATGGGAGAGGCCGCAGGCGTTGCGGCAAGCATCTCACTGAAAAAAGGGATTCCTCTGAAGGATGTTGACCCGGTTCTGCTGAAGACCACCTTGAGGCAGCGAGGCGCCCTACTCTAGTACTATGCGGCAAGTGGAAGCTCGGTGTCCTGTGAGCCACGAGCCATCCATCGCGACGTGAGATACTCTTCATCGTCACTAAACATATCGGCGATGTCATCGACTGATGAATAGACTCTCACACTGGGTCCAAAACCGCTCTTACTCAGAATCGATCCTAAGGCGCCGGATGCAACTACGTGAAAATTTGTTGTGGAGCCGAGTGAACGTAAAACATTTATAAGCCCGGTGGCGGCATCAGTGCCTGAAGAAGTTAGTCCAGCCAGGTCGAGAACAAGTGATGTTGAACCCTGCTCTTGAAGTCCATTCAGGACCCCTTGGAGCGCTTGATCGTGTCGGGGGCTGAGCTGACCATTGAGTGAGACCTTGACTATTCCTAATAACTCTCCCACCGTGATCGAAAGCTCCTGATTCGCCATTGCCATGCGCTCCTTTTGAAATGTATCTACTATGATTATTGGCGCAAGCGAGTAATGACTATATGCCAAACTCAAAAAAACAAAACAATATGGTGGACCCGAGAAACTCGCTGAACCACCTATCTAATACACAGTGGATGGTCGAGACAAAAAGTGTGTGGTTTAGCAAGCCGCCAAGGCGTGATAAACTCAAGTCTCAGCACCCGGCCACGTTCGCTGAGTCAGATATCATCAGGCTGATCGAATTTTTTACCAAACCTGGAGAAAACGTATTGGACCCGTTTCTTGGAAGCGGATCGACACTCGTCGCATGTGCCCAATGCGGCCGACAGGGCACTGGAATTGAACTGGTCCGCCAATGGGCAGACGTTGCAAGACAGCGAATCGCTGATGAGCAATGTCAGTTCCCGCAGACTGTCCTGGAAGGCGATGCCAGGCGAATCTTGCCGGCCATCGGCAATGAATCCATCGACTTCATTGTCACTAGCCCACCCTACTGGATGATCCTGCGCAAAGACTGGGATCATAAGGTCAAAGCAGAAAGAAAAGCAAAAGGTCTGCAAACGCGCTATAGCGATGAAAATGATGACCTGGGCAATATCCCGTCATATGACGATTTCCTGGACGAACTCGGAAAGGTATTTGGGCAGTGCAGGGGCGTGCTCAAAAAGAAACAATATATGTGTGTGGTGGTCTCGGATTTCAGGCACAAGTCAAAATTCATCGCCTATCATGCCGACATTGTCCGAACTGTGGAATCGGTGGGTTTTACACTCGAAGGAATTACAATACTTGCACAGGACAGCAAAAACCTCTATCCATATGGAATACCTTATGCGTTTGTATCCAATATTCACCACCAGTATATACTGGTATTCAGGAAGAAGAATTAAGCTCGCGCTGCTTGAAAGAGGCTAGTGAAGAAATATGGAATTGCAGGCGACTTTGCGCTTTATTCTGCCCAAGGCATTATCCACAGACTTGGTATTGCAAGCAAGATCAACCGCTATTTCATTATACGTCTTGCCCAAATTGTATCTTTTGAGAACCTCCCACTCAAAACCGGACAACAGTCTCTGAAGCGTCTCACGAAGAATTTTGATACTCTCCCTCCGAAGCAGTAGTTCCTCCGGGTCCATGTCAACTTCGGATACTAATACTTCTTCGAGATTGAAATCTACATCGCTCTCGTCCACACTGTAATCGAGTGATATGGCATTGTTTAGTGGTGATTGCTTGCGGCGAGTTGCGGTCTTTATGGCAGTTATTACATGGCGCTCAATGCATATCCTGGCAAATGAGAGGAATGATATATCCTTGTCCGGCACATAGTCCATAATCGACTGCCACAAGCCGATCATCCCAATCTGGAGCAGGTCTTCCTTCTCGGCGCCCATCAGGAAATATGAGCGGATCTTCGTTCGCACCAGACTGCGATACTTGTACAATAAATACTCGGAAGCGCATATGTCCCCACGCTGCGCCAGCCCGACAATATTGTTGTCAGACAGCCTTTCGTATCGGGAACCTGCTATGTGCTTATATATCCTCATCCTTTCCTCCGACGTCGCCAGAGTTTAACCTGGGGCACAAAACTATAGCACAACTATACTTATAAAGCAATGTCTAAGATTATGGATTGTAGTTGTATTATACTGCAGAGTTTATATTGTGGCAATGGCATTTTTGCGGGGAAATTGACTGATATTATTGAAAAGCAGATTCCTCGCATTCGTTCGGAATGACTACATTTGAGAGGTTTTCCGCTTTTTTTATATGATATGTACACCAATAGGCTGCCCCCTCACCCTAACCTTCTTCCCCAGGGAGAGGGAACTCAATACTCAATACAAAATACTCATTACTAAATTTAGAGTATTCTTGCGAGTTCTTCAAACTTGAGGTCGGCGCCTATTACGCCAATAGCCTTGCCATCGTCATCAAGAATTGCTGCCGAGACGGTTATACACAGCGCCCCGGTAATCCTGGACTTATAAAAGTCTGTAATAAACACCTCGCCGCGCCCCGCGCCAAGCGCTCCGACAAACCAGTCCCTGCTCGAGAAATTCTCCTTGAGACCAAACCTGCCAAACTGCTTGCGATAAATCGGCTGAGTGACATTCTCCGTGATCTTCTTTCCATTTACGTCGATTACGTAGATGAACTGGATAAACTGAAACTGCTCCAGTAACTTTTGCAGCACAGGAACGATCTTTGCCGGGTCCATGGAGTGGACTCGCTGATCCTCGACCAGTCTGAGCATAATCTGCTCGGAAATATCCAGGGCGTGATCGCGCAGCCTGTCGAAATCACTCTTGAAGTACTCGTGCAGATGCATCCTCGACTGCATCAGCATCTCGTCATCGGAGATCGAAGTCACCCTCCCGGCTGCATATTGTTCCTTGACCCAATCCTGTATTGCAAGCAGGCCGGGATGCCGCTTGTCAAGAGCCATCTCAGGCTTAAGACCCAGATATGAATTGACCCAGTGCGCAATGCCTGCCACACCCGATTTGTCGGTGACATTGACCCTTGCCGGACGGCTGAGTATCTTGTCCGTATCGAAGATATTGTATATCTCCTCATTCTTGAGCATGCCGTCCGCATGAATTCCAGCGCTGGTCACATTAAAGTGCGAACCTATAAACGGATAGCCAGACGGAATATCGACGTCCACTTCGTTCCTAAAGAACTCGGCTATCTCCGTAATGACACGCGTGTCGATGCCGTTCGCATCGCCCTTGAGGGATATATAGTCCATTATCGCACCCTCAAGAGGCGGATTGCCGGTGCGCTCGCCGAAACCCAATAAAGCGCAGTTTGCAGCGCAGCAGCCATAGAGCCATGCTGTGGTGGCATTTGCAAGCACCTTATGGAAATCGTTGTGACCATGCCATTCCAGCCATTCGCTTGGCACTCCGCACTCGTGGATCATTGTGTGGATCATCTTTGGAATAGAGCGCGGTAGTGTTGCCTCGGCATACGGCAGGCCGTAGCCCATAGTATCGCACAGTCTGATCTTCACTGTCTTGCCGGACTGCTGGGCTATCTCCATCAGTTTTTGCACAAACGGAATGATAAAGCCGGGAAAGTCGGCACGGGTGACGTCCTCAAGGTGACACCTCACCGTATCCAGACCAGACTCCAAAGCAGACGCAACCAAGTCGAGATAATGATTGAGTATCTGAGCACGTGTTTTTTTGAATTTTAGAAATATGTGATAGTCGGAGGCCGACGTCAGGATGCCCGTCTCACGAAGCCCCATACTTTTGACAAGGGCGAAATCCTCTTTGGTAGCGCGTATCCAGCCGGTCACTTCAGGGTATTGATGACCCAACTCGAGACACTTGGCTACGGCCTCCTTGTCTTTGTCGCTGTAGAGGAAAAACTCGGTGGCGCGTATGACACCGTTCGGTCCGCCAAGCCTGCTGAGCATGTCGTATATCTTGACCACATGCTCCACCTTATATGGCGGACGCGCCTGCTGGCCGTCGCGAAACGTCGTGTCCGTAATATAAAAATCCTGGGCAGGCTCCATCGGCACGCTTCTGCCGTCAAAGATGATGCGTGGAACATCTATATACGGAAACATCTCTCTGAGCAGATTTGGCTCGGTGACATCCTTGACATTCCGCTTGCTTACCAGATGCAGCAGGCCATATTTGGGGTCCTTGGATAACATGACGCTCGCTCCTTTCCAGCTTCCACAACCAAACCTTGGGCGCTTGCATATAGTATAGCAGAAACTCGGCTTTACACAAAACATCTCCGGCGATATAATACGTCTGGCAGATTGGGGAGGCTGTTGGTTTGGCTGCGCTTTGCAACGTCATATCACCCGAACGAGGAGTCGTTCTTCTAAATAAAGACCACGTCGTCACTCATGCGAACCAGCGGGCATCCGACGTGTTCGATATACCGCTGGTCGACATGATCGGCAAAACGCTGCCGTCTGTAATTACCACTCTGCCTGCAAATGAAACCGATGTGGTCGAAGAAGTAATGGACTCACTGTGCGGTGGAAAGGCACTG encodes the following:
- a CDS encoding histone-lysine N-methyltransferase; translation: MLSKDPKYGLLHLVSKRNVKDVTEPNLLREMFPYIDVPRIIFDGRSVPMEPAQDFYITDTTFRDGQQARPPYKVEHVVKIYDMLSRLGGPNGVIRATEFFLYSDKDKEAVAKCLELGHQYPEVTGWIRATKEDFALVKSMGLRETGILTSASDYHIFLKFKKTRAQILNHYLDLVASALESGLDTVRCHLEDVTRADFPGFIIPFVQKLMEIAQQSGKTVKIRLCDTMGYGLPYAEATLPRSIPKMIHTMIHECGVPSEWLEWHGHNDFHKVLANATTAWLYGCCAANCALLGFGERTGNPPLEGAIMDYISLKGDANGIDTRVITEIAEFFRNEVDVDIPSGYPFIGSHFNVTSAGIHADGMLKNEEIYNIFDTDKILSRPARVNVTDKSGVAGIAHWVNSYLGLKPEMALDKRHPGLLAIQDWVKEQYAAGRVTSISDDEMLMQSRMHLHEYFKSDFDRLRDHALDISEQIMLRLVEDQRVHSMDPAKIVPVLQKLLEQFQFIQFIYVIDVNGKKITENVTQPIYRKQFGRFGLKENFSSRDWFVGALGAGRGEVFITDFYKSRITGALCITVSAAILDDDGKAIGVIGADLKFEELARIL
- a CDS encoding DNA methylase; protein product: MPNSKKQNNMVDPRNSLNHLSNTQWMVETKSVWFSKPPRRDKLKSQHPATFAESDIIRLIEFFTKPGENVLDPFLGSGSTLVACAQCGRQGTGIELVRQWADVARQRIADEQCQFPQTVLEGDARRILPAIGNESIDFIVTSPPYWMILRKDWDHKVKAERKAKGLQTRYSDENDDLGNIPSYDDFLDELGKVFGQCRGVLKKKQYMCVVVSDFRHKSKFIAYHADIVRTVESVGFTLEGITILAQDSKNLYPYGIPYAFVSNIHHQYILVFRKKN
- a CDS encoding FAD-dependent oxidoreductase translates to MGKENCYDVIVAGGGMAGCSAAISAAESGSKTLLIEQFGYLGGWATAALVNPFMPHWASDGKTLVAGIFKKISDMLDDAGGRLANAFDAEALEFGLQEMVIASGANIRLHTFADQLNYTDDGNITVHTISKSGSELFCCKRLIDCTGDGDLAVSLGAKFELGGDDGIPQAATLMFDVGGVDVAKALEYVKDHPDQVRFPKFEPDADIAKISTEVFSVAGYYDLISRAKAAGEYNAPGDLLLYFGRPRKGEVTFNTTHIGNVDGTNADDLTRAEIEGRRQMMSIVAFVKKYVPGFENSYLLRTPVHVGIRETRRIVGLYKFSADDVVNAHKFEDGICRLAYPVDVHSGKGEGYTKEEETHTVKTAPHGDWYDIPYRCLIPEGIDGVLVAGRCASSTQEGHGAIRIMPACAAMGEAAGVAASISLKKGIPLKDVDPVLLKTTLRQRGALL
- a CDS encoding STAS domain-containing protein, with amino-acid sequence MANQELSITVGELLGIVKVSLNGQLSPRHDQALQGVLNGLQEQGSTSLVLDLAGLTSSGTDAATGLINVLRSLGSTTNFHVVASGALGSILSKSGFGPSVRVYSSVDDIADMFSDDEEYLTSRWMARGSQDTELPLAA
- the sigH gene encoding RNA polymerase sporulation sigma factor SigH; amino-acid sequence: MRIYKHIAGSRYERLSDNNIVGLAQRGDICASEYLLYKYRSLVRTKIRSYFLMGAEKEDLLQIGMIGLWQSIMDYVPDKDISFLSFARICIERHVITAIKTATRRKQSPLNNAISLDYSVDESDVDFNLEEVLVSEVDMDPEELLLRRESIKILRETLQRLLSGFEWEVLKRYNLGKTYNEIAVDLACNTKSVDNALGRIKRKVACNSIFLH